The following proteins are encoded in a genomic region of Hoeflea phototrophica DFL-43:
- a CDS encoding helix-turn-helix domain-containing protein, with protein MRARKLFIGGKIRAIRGEQGLTQAGFATKLGISTSYLNQIENNQRHVSASVLLALAEAFSVDITTLSDQDTDRLLADVSEALADPVSGGTQPSLTDVKLVVQNAPSFARAFVALHQAMRRSGDQLAELDETLERSGALTDPTPYEEVRDFFHYVDNYIHELDLAGEALNQELAKSRGVSLKALADYIERRHRVRVVIGAGGEAGAGQGEGDAVGLRRFDPVSRVLWLNPRSPVSTQAFQIACQIALIEHDAVMRRIIEEARFRSADAAAICRIGLANYFAGAAILPYGAFAAAARELRHDLVLLADRFSTSLEQVAHRLSTLQRPGQKGVPFFFARVDKAGNITKRHSATKLQFARFGSACPLWNAHSAFETPNRIIRQLAETPDGVRYLCLATTVSKPSGGWRDPVQFYALALGCEVAHAGELVYADDLDVARAEAFEPIGVSCRICERRECHQRAVPPLKRRLLVDPDRRKPVPYDLD; from the coding sequence ATGCGCGCACGCAAACTCTTCATTGGCGGAAAGATCCGCGCCATCCGCGGCGAGCAGGGCCTCACGCAGGCAGGCTTTGCCACCAAGCTTGGCATATCGACCAGCTATCTCAACCAGATCGAAAACAACCAGCGCCATGTCAGTGCGTCCGTGCTGCTGGCGCTGGCGGAAGCCTTTTCGGTCGATATCACCACCTTGTCGGATCAGGACACCGACCGGCTGCTAGCCGATGTGTCCGAGGCGCTGGCCGATCCGGTCTCGGGCGGAACCCAGCCCTCGCTCACCGACGTCAAGCTGGTGGTGCAGAACGCGCCTTCCTTCGCGCGCGCATTCGTCGCCCTGCACCAGGCCATGCGCCGCTCCGGCGATCAGCTTGCCGAGCTCGACGAGACTCTGGAACGGTCCGGCGCGCTGACAGATCCTACCCCCTATGAAGAGGTCCGTGACTTCTTCCATTATGTCGACAACTACATCCATGAGCTCGATCTGGCCGGCGAGGCGCTGAACCAGGAGCTGGCAAAAAGCCGCGGCGTCAGCCTCAAGGCTCTGGCGGATTACATCGAGCGCCGCCACCGCGTCCGGGTGGTGATCGGTGCGGGCGGTGAAGCAGGCGCCGGGCAGGGCGAGGGTGACGCCGTTGGCCTGCGCCGCTTCGATCCGGTCAGCCGCGTGCTCTGGCTCAATCCGCGCAGCCCGGTCTCCACGCAAGCCTTCCAGATCGCCTGCCAGATTGCGCTGATCGAACATGATGCGGTGATGCGCCGGATTATCGAGGAAGCCCGCTTCCGCTCAGCCGATGCCGCCGCGATCTGCCGCATCGGATTGGCCAACTATTTTGCCGGCGCCGCTATCCTGCCCTATGGCGCGTTCGCTGCCGCAGCGCGTGAGCTGCGTCACGATCTGGTGCTTCTGGCCGACCGGTTTTCGACCAGCCTGGAGCAGGTGGCGCACAGGCTATCGACCCTTCAACGTCCCGGCCAGAAAGGTGTGCCGTTTTTCTTTGCCCGGGTCGACAAGGCCGGCAATATCACCAAACGCCACTCGGCGACCAAGCTGCAATTCGCCCGCTTCGGTTCGGCCTGTCCATTGTGGAACGCGCACTCGGCCTTCGAGACTCCGAACCGCATCATAAGGCAACTGGCTGAAACGCCCGATGGCGTGCGCTATCTCTGCCTCGCCACTACAGTCTCGAAACCTTCGGGGGGCTGGCGCGACCCGGTGCAATTCTATGCCCTGGCACTCGGCTGCGAGGTCGCCCACGCAGGCGAACTGGTCTATGCCGATGATCTTGATGTCGCCCGCGCCGAAGCCTTTGAGCCAATTGGCGTCTCCTGCCGGATCTGCGAGCGCCGCGAATGTCACCAGCGCGCCGTGCCGCCGCTCAAACGCCGCCTGCTGGTCGATCCCGACAGGCGCAAGCCGGTTCCCTATGATCTAGATTGA
- a CDS encoding benzoate/H(+) symporter BenE family transporter — MRVSMISAALVAALVGYGSTIALVLAAAAAVGADSGQTASWVAAVCFSKAIGAALLSTWKKIPVLLAWSTPGAALIAASTGVDIHQAVGAFIFAGLLIALTAAIRPLNRAVNAIPTGVASGMLAGVLLPFTMAVALHAANEAALVLPLIAVFVVVRLINPLMAVLAALMAGLAMAFTYGGAPPPSTDVDWTLLTFVRPEFNPAVLLGLGVPLYLVTMASQNLPGFAVLRAHGYEPPVTEALGVTGILSSFFALFGAPTINMAAITAAICLGDDVHPDKSQRWKVGLAYAAVWSMLGLFGPVIVPAILAMPPEIIAVVAGLALIPPLIGALVSAFDVPATRFAAAATFAVTASGVAAFGIGAAFWGLLAGLLVHLLDHMKLR; from the coding sequence GTGCGCGTTTCGATGATCTCCGCAGCCCTGGTGGCAGCTCTTGTCGGCTACGGCTCGACCATTGCCCTGGTGCTAGCCGCCGCAGCCGCTGTTGGCGCGGATTCAGGCCAGACCGCCTCCTGGGTGGCGGCGGTCTGCTTTTCCAAGGCAATCGGCGCCGCGCTTTTGAGCACCTGGAAGAAAATTCCGGTGCTGTTGGCCTGGTCGACGCCAGGCGCAGCACTCATTGCAGCCTCCACCGGGGTCGATATCCACCAGGCCGTTGGTGCGTTCATCTTTGCCGGATTGCTGATTGCATTGACTGCGGCCATCCGTCCGCTCAACCGGGCGGTCAACGCTATTCCTACCGGTGTAGCTTCGGGCATGCTGGCGGGGGTGCTGCTGCCCTTCACCATGGCAGTGGCCCTGCATGCGGCCAATGAAGCCGCGCTGGTCTTGCCGTTGATTGCGGTGTTTGTGGTGGTGCGCCTGATCAATCCGCTGATGGCGGTTCTGGCGGCGCTGATGGCCGGTCTGGCTATGGCCTTTACCTATGGAGGTGCGCCGCCGCCCTCGACTGATGTCGACTGGACCTTGCTGACCTTCGTCAGGCCGGAGTTCAATCCCGCCGTGCTGCTCGGTCTTGGCGTGCCGCTCTATCTCGTCACAATGGCGTCGCAGAACTTGCCGGGCTTTGCCGTGCTGCGCGCCCATGGCTACGAGCCGCCGGTGACCGAAGCGCTTGGCGTGACCGGCATCCTCTCCTCGTTTTTCGCATTGTTCGGCGCGCCTACGATCAACATGGCGGCCATAACGGCCGCCATCTGTTTGGGCGACGACGTTCACCCAGACAAGTCCCAGCGCTGGAAAGTCGGCCTCGCCTATGCAGCGGTCTGGAGCATGCTTGGCCTGTTCGGCCCTGTCATCGTGCCGGCCATTCTCGCAATGCCGCCGGAGATCATTGCGGTGGTGGCCGGTCTCGCGCTGATCCCGCCGCTGATCGGCGCGCTTGTCTCTGCGTTCGATGTGCCGGCAACACGTTTCGCTGCCGCCGCGACATTCGCGGTCACAGCGTCTGGTGTTGCAGCCTTTGGCATAGGGGCCGCGTTCTGGGGGCTGCTGGCGGGTCTTCTGGTCCACCTCCTGGATCATATGAAGCTGCGCTGA
- the aroQ gene encoding type II 3-dehydroquinate dehydratase, with translation MTGTIYVLNGPNLNLLGKRQPDIYGHETLADVESACAERAAVHGLKTRFLQSNAEHQLIDWIHEARESAVAIVINPAAYTHTSVAILDALNAFEGPVIEVHISNVHKREDFRHHSFVSLRADGVIAGCGTQGYLLAIDRVATVLAAS, from the coding sequence GTGACAGGCACGATCTATGTCCTCAATGGACCCAACCTCAATCTGCTCGGCAAGCGCCAGCCCGACATCTATGGCCATGAAACGCTTGCAGACGTGGAAAGCGCATGCGCTGAGCGCGCCGCTGTTCATGGTCTGAAAACCCGCTTCCTGCAGTCCAATGCCGAACATCAGCTGATCGACTGGATCCATGAAGCTCGCGAGAGTGCGGTTGCCATCGTCATCAATCCGGCCGCCTACACCCACACCTCGGTGGCGATCCTTGATGCGCTCAATGCCTTTGAAGGTCCGGTGATCGAAGTCCACATTTCCAATGTGCACAAGCGTGAGGACTTCCGTCATCATTCATTTGTGTCGCTGAGAGCCGACGGCGTCATCGCCGGCTGCGGAACGCAAGGCTATCTGCTGGCGATCGATCGTGTGGCAACTGTTCTGGCCGCCAGCTGA